TTCCAGGTCCAGAATTTTCGCAACCTCCTTAATCAGTTCTTTTAACCTGGCCTCAACCGGACCAACCAGCACCTTGCGCCGGTAGCGCGGACACCAGATGAAGTGATAGTTTACCAAAGATACGGACGTGTGTTTGTGTCTATATTTTTGCTCCATAGTTACAGTATATCAGGTTGTTGAAAAACAGGAAAGATGTTCCGATAAAAAAAATAGCCGGGCTCTCATCCCACGGCTAAAGCCTGTGGGCTTTCTCGCCCGGATTTTTGTAAAGCCGTTCCAGGTCGCGGTTGATTACCGTACTCCTTGGGCCACGAGTGTCGAGCTGGGCCACAATGGACGGTTCAAGAGAAACAGATGTTTTCTTTGCAAGCGACATGTTCAATCGCTCCTTTCCAATCTAAATTATACCACTATCATACCACCATGGTACGACCCTGTCATTACCTTAATACCGTCAATACCGCAAAAAACCCGCATGTATCCAGGACACGGTGCCTGCATACATGCGGGTGCGTGGTGCTACTGTATTCTGATTGTTTTTGCCCAGTCCGGGGTTTTCCCGTCCCCGGTAAGGGCAACTATAATGACCTTCATCCCCTCCGGCGGCTGGTCCGGCCACGGGGTCAGGCAGTCAGTGATAACCACCGCTACCTGCGGGCAGGGCCTCAGCTTTGCAGCGGCCTCCAGGCCCGCGCCCATATCCGTCCCGCCTCCGCCGGCAAGCCGGACCTGCTCCGGGCGGAACACCCGGCGGCAGGACTGCACGGCCCGGTCAACCGCCAGCACGTGGACACCTTCACGCTGGCCGAGACTGCGGAGGATACCGGCTATTTCGGCCAGGGCCTGAGCCAGCATGGCGTCACCGACACTGCCGCTGGTGTCCACCACCACGGCAACGGACGGCACCGGACGGCGCAGGGACGGGAATATTACTTTCCCGTTCCCGACCTGCCCCTGCCTGCGGCTGGGGCGGCGGTAGGAGTAGTCACACGCCCCGGCCACATCAGCCACGGCATGGCGCACAGCGGCGGCCAGTTCCTTCCGCCAGTCCACCTTCGGGCGGAGCTTTTCATCCGCCCAGCGTGCCCAGTGGCCGGGCACGTTTCCGCAGGCCCGGACGTGTTCCCTGATCTGCCGGGCCACGTCCCGGCGGATCAGTTCCGCTTCGGCCCGGCTGATGCCCGGGGAGATGCCTTCACCCGGAGGGCCTTCCTCCCATTCTTCCGGCTGGCCGGTGGCGCAGGAACCGCACCGCCCGGCACCAGGCGCAGGGACCTGTGACGCGCTGTCACGGTCAGGACCGGCAGACGCGCCGCCATCTCCGGCTTCGGGTTCCCCAACGCCGGTGCCGCTTTCGTTTCCCGGCTGAGCCGACGCGCCCTGGCTGGCCGCAGCCTGCTGCGCCTGTTTTTCCAGCGCGGCATAATACTCCTCCGCGAGGAGGCCATTTGGCTGCCCGATGCTG
The sequence above is drawn from the Thermincola ferriacetica genome and encodes:
- a CDS encoding vWA domain-containing protein; this translates as MPTMPAELQAARLRLVKDRPYLTSAAWALQPVAKPGLGTMAVDQFFRLYYDPAVTTRWTVEELSGVLYHEICHLLRDHASRMKEFDPRLSNIAADAEIDDDILREGVRLPAGAITPASIGQPNGLLAEEYYAALEKQAQQAAASQGASAQPGNESGTGVGEPEAGDGGASAGPDRDSASQVPAPGAGRCGSCATGQPEEWEEGPPGEGISPGISRAEAELIRRDVARQIREHVRACGNVPGHWARWADEKLRPKVDWRKELAAAVRHAVADVAGACDYSYRRPSRRQGQVGNGKVIFPSLRRPVPSVAVVVDTSGSVGDAMLAQALAEIAGILRSLGQREGVHVLAVDRAVQSCRRVFRPEQVRLAGGGGTDMGAGLEAAAKLRPCPQVAVVITDCLTPWPDQPPEGMKVIIVALTGDGKTPDWAKTIRIQ